CTGCCTTCCTGAGCGTGATGCTATACGCCATGTTTGCGCCGCTGCTCTTGTTTCTGGTACGTTTTCATCTGGCCCTGCTCTTGGGAGCCAACAAGGCAGTTTATGAGGAATAACCTGCGCGTAGAGCGGGCCGTCCTGCGTCTGACCCAGGAAGAGTTGGCCCGGCGCATTGGCGTGAGCCGCCAGACCATCAACGCCATGGAAGCCGGCAAATACGTGCCCTCCACCGTACTGGCCCTGAAGCTGGCCGGCGTATTCGGCAAGCCGGTGGAAAGCCTGTTTCAGTTGGAAGACGAAGACTGAATCACGGAGT
This region of Hymenobacter sp. YIM 151500-1 genomic DNA includes:
- a CDS encoding helix-turn-helix transcriptional regulator; this translates as MRNNLRVERAVLRLTQEELARRIGVSRQTINAMEAGKYVPSTVLALKLAGVFGKPVESLFQLEDED